In the genome of Cronobacter malonaticus LMG 23826, one region contains:
- a CDS encoding 2OG-Fe dioxygenase family protein, with translation MLQLNKNIGDDLRKNKAVNVLGLDFSLTGGFSDFVKFTQSWETMGIDKFYGQADRGTRYRRYSDFDYNPVTKTLTPLGHRAYEQSVEHNKYVGGIERHFDDITTEVLHSPVLRSLVELDFNVYKEVLPPELHNEVWQCQIHQIRIEIKPGCELEITPEGIHCDGYPFSGVHFWGRHNVEGAMSQVFKKDGTLVDSGTYRNILDTTFFLDREMLHYVTSAFNPTEDAMGFRQIIAVSFSKPGTEYDIIK, from the coding sequence ATGTTACAGCTCAATAAAAATATCGGCGATGACCTGAGAAAAAATAAAGCGGTAAATGTTCTGGGTTTAGATTTCTCACTGACCGGCGGATTTAGCGACTTCGTTAAATTTACGCAAAGCTGGGAAACGATGGGCATTGATAAATTCTATGGTCAGGCCGATCGCGGAACGCGTTATCGCCGTTACAGCGATTTTGATTACAACCCGGTCACTAAAACATTAACGCCGCTCGGCCATCGCGCGTATGAACAGTCAGTCGAGCATAATAAATATGTTGGCGGTATTGAGCGTCACTTCGATGACATCACCACTGAGGTATTACATTCGCCGGTATTGCGCTCGCTGGTGGAGCTGGATTTCAACGTCTATAAAGAAGTGCTGCCGCCGGAACTGCATAATGAAGTCTGGCAGTGTCAGATTCATCAAATTCGTATCGAAATTAAGCCTGGCTGCGAGCTGGAAATTACGCCAGAAGGTATCCACTGCGATGGTTATCCCTTCAGCGGCGTGCACTTCTGGGGCCGTCACAATGTCGAAGGCGCTATGAGCCAGGTCTTTAAGAAAGACGGTACGCTGGTGGATTCAGGCACCTATCGCAATATTCTCGACACCACCTTTTTCCTTGACCGTGAAATGTTGCATTACGTGACCAGCGCGTTTAACCCGACAGAAGACGCGATGGGCTTTCGTCAGATTATCGCCGTTTCGTTTTCAAAGCCGGGGACGGAATATGATATCATCAAATAA
- a CDS encoding AzlD domain-containing protein — protein sequence MSQEIFLLIVIFSMMAVTFAIRLIPLHLSPERTPRFINAVIEYIPAAVISSITIPALCFPQNAGFSLYNASVLAALPVVFVAWFTKNLIVSVVVGVICQVLASHFLFG from the coding sequence ATGTCTCAAGAAATCTTCCTCCTGATTGTCATTTTCTCAATGATGGCGGTGACGTTTGCGATTCGACTCATCCCGCTGCATTTAAGCCCGGAGCGCACGCCGCGCTTTATTAACGCGGTGATTGAGTACATTCCGGCCGCGGTCATTTCCAGCATCACGATCCCGGCGCTGTGCTTTCCGCAAAACGCAGGGTTCAGTTTATATAACGCCAGCGTGCTGGCGGCGTTGCCCGTCGTATTCGTCGCCTGGTTTACGAAGAACTTAATTGTCAGCGTGGTGGTGGGCGTTATCTGTCAGGTACTCGCCAGCCATTTTCTTTTTGGATAA
- a CDS encoding rhodanese-like domain-containing protein, with protein sequence MSNLEQLAYYQKKLSFEADSWDLYLALNAGENIVVVDGRSEEAYQREHIPGAINLPHKALCFNNTAELDKSKVYICYCDGIGCNGSTKTAMKLLTLGFQVKELIGGLDWWKRDGYATEGHQGRDGTPVSCGC encoded by the coding sequence ATGTCAAACCTTGAGCAACTGGCGTATTACCAGAAAAAACTCTCCTTTGAAGCCGATTCATGGGATCTCTACCTCGCGCTTAATGCCGGGGAAAATATTGTTGTCGTGGATGGCCGTAGTGAAGAGGCGTACCAGCGCGAGCATATTCCGGGCGCGATTAACCTGCCGCATAAAGCGCTGTGTTTTAACAACACCGCGGAACTGGATAAATCCAAAGTCTATATCTGCTATTGCGATGGTATCGGCTGCAACGGCTCGACCAAAACCGCGATGAAACTGCTGACGTTAGGGTTCCAGGTGAAAGAGCTTATCGGCGGGCTGGACTGGTGGAAACGCGATGGCTACGCCACCGAAGGCCATCAGGGCCGCGACGGTACGCCGGTCAGCTGCGGCTGCTGA
- a CDS encoding GNAT family N-acetyltransferase has translation MISSNKLQLVSSDAEKNTAPDGLVISKATINDACNIVSFLKFFKEVAFCEWQDEEHIRKIVAAENARCYLAKDQNGVLVGAIIGGMLGTRATLNHIAISPIFRNNKIGTVLTKTILNDFYLSGIKRVFLFIEDKNQVAFKFWRSQGFQPTTGETTCELDL, from the coding sequence ATGATATCATCAAATAAACTCCAGCTTGTTTCTTCTGACGCTGAAAAAAACACGGCACCGGATGGATTAGTTATTTCTAAAGCGACTATTAACGACGCCTGCAATATCGTCAGCTTTTTAAAATTCTTTAAAGAGGTGGCGTTTTGTGAATGGCAGGATGAAGAGCATATTCGCAAAATTGTCGCGGCAGAGAATGCCCGCTGTTATTTAGCGAAAGACCAGAATGGCGTCCTGGTGGGCGCCATTATTGGCGGTATGCTCGGCACGCGCGCCACGCTAAACCATATTGCCATTTCGCCCATTTTCAGAAATAACAAAATTGGCACAGTGCTGACAAAAACCATTCTGAATGATTTTTATCTGAGCGGTATTAAACGTGTCTTTCTGTTTATTGAAGATAAAAACCAGGTCGCGTTCAAATTCTGGCGCTCCCAGGGTTTTCAACCGACCACAGGAGAAACGACGTGCGAACTGGATCTTTAA
- a CDS encoding ABC transporter substrate-binding protein produces the protein MKRIACVACLDPKFSVHAHTFLRAVVLARHGQLVKEAQIRLFDDGGSREGALRAAREIAAWGADAVVGHYVSSAAAAAAPEYARRGVPLFLPAATASHLTRNETTWRLCDSDADYVAWLKERVTQAQWQVATPEHDGSLHGISVSEQLAAALPITPYGPTRIFSGRYAASVRYAIRWAHIELPGRLILTDDAGSPALVPDLLAHGIDPNQHEILIAGISPHPAGEIAHVVRQTWQRRWGGEPGAYLWETLAAIQTAAAFPHIPAQTVLGPLRFDARRESRPSHFRLWQVTRQGFIAYQPVPETI, from the coding sequence ATGAAACGTATTGCCTGCGTGGCCTGCCTTGATCCGAAATTTTCTGTGCATGCGCATACTTTTTTACGTGCCGTGGTGCTCGCCAGACATGGACAGCTGGTAAAAGAGGCGCAGATCAGACTATTTGACGACGGCGGCAGTCGGGAGGGCGCGCTACGCGCCGCGCGGGAAATAGCGGCCTGGGGCGCGGACGCTGTCGTCGGGCATTATGTCTCTTCCGCGGCCGCCGCTGCTGCGCCTGAATACGCCAGACGTGGCGTGCCGCTGTTTCTGCCCGCCGCGACCGCCAGCCATCTGACGCGCAACGAAACGACATGGCGGCTCTGCGATAGCGATGCCGACTATGTCGCCTGGCTGAAAGAGCGTGTCACACAGGCGCAGTGGCAGGTCGCCACACCCGAACATGACGGCTCGCTGCATGGCATCAGCGTGTCGGAACAACTGGCGGCAGCGCTGCCGATTACGCCCTATGGCCCGACGCGGATATTTTCAGGCCGCTACGCCGCGTCGGTTCGCTACGCCATTCGCTGGGCGCATATTGAACTGCCCGGGCGGTTGATTCTGACAGACGACGCGGGTTCACCCGCGCTGGTGCCGGATTTGCTGGCGCACGGTATCGATCCTAATCAGCACGAGATCCTGATTGCGGGCATTAGTCCGCACCCGGCGGGTGAGATAGCCCATGTAGTACGCCAGACCTGGCAGCGGCGCTGGGGCGGCGAACCAGGCGCGTACCTGTGGGAAACGCTGGCGGCGATTCAGACGGCGGCGGCGTTTCCGCACATTCCCGCCCAAACGGTACTGGGGCCGCTGCGCTTCGATGCGAGGCGCGAGAGCCGCCCTAGTCATTTTCGCCTCTGGCAGGTCACGCGCCAGGGCTTTATCGCTTATCAGCCCGTACCGGAGACGATATGA
- a CDS encoding AzlC family ABC transporter permease — translation MRTGSLKNLNYAERGDVKESLLNASPIMAGYFVVAFVFGVMCLNAGLPVWFPAAMCLFVYAGTAQFAALALLTSGASLLPIVLSTLLINSRHILMSMYMSKKLGPVGMSGLKKSLYAFGLTDESFAMHSQRLESRIATTASYLLSFNAFCHVSWITGGFAGAVASEYLAKFISFKLDYALTAMMLFVLVALCNTTGKRIVALVSVATTIGMNFIHISPLNVFVATAVGCGVGVCLKKSSS, via the coding sequence GTGCGAACTGGATCTTTAAAAAACCTGAATTACGCCGAGCGTGGCGATGTTAAAGAGAGCCTGCTGAATGCCTCGCCGATTATGGCGGGGTATTTCGTCGTCGCGTTTGTCTTCGGCGTGATGTGTCTCAACGCCGGACTGCCCGTCTGGTTCCCGGCGGCGATGTGTTTGTTCGTCTACGCGGGTACCGCGCAATTCGCCGCGCTGGCGCTGCTCACCTCGGGCGCGTCACTGCTGCCTATTGTGCTCTCGACGCTGCTCATCAATTCCCGACATATTTTGATGTCGATGTATATGTCGAAGAAACTTGGCCCTGTCGGCATGTCCGGGCTGAAAAAGTCTCTCTATGCCTTCGGGCTTACCGATGAATCCTTCGCGATGCACAGCCAGCGCCTGGAGAGCCGCATCGCGACGACGGCGAGTTACCTGCTGAGCTTCAACGCTTTTTGTCATGTCTCCTGGATTACGGGGGGGTTTGCGGGCGCGGTGGCCTCGGAATATCTGGCGAAATTCATCAGCTTCAAGCTCGATTACGCGCTCACGGCCATGATGTTATTTGTGCTGGTCGCGCTCTGTAATACCACCGGTAAGCGCATCGTCGCGCTGGTCTCTGTTGCGACCACGATTGGTATGAACTTTATCCATATTTCACCGTTGAACGTCTTTGTGGCGACGGCGGTCGGTTGCGGAGTCGGCGTATGTCTCAAGAAATCTTCCTCCTGA
- a CDS encoding NCS2 family permease: MSQQQTSQAEGQGLLERVFKLRAHGTTARTEVIAGVTTFLTMVYIVFVNPQILGAAGMDTSAVFVTTCLIAAFGSILMGLLANLPVALAPAMGLNAFFAFVVVGAMGLSWQVGMGAIFWGAVGLLLLTIFRVRYWMIANIPVSLRIGITSGIGLFIGMMGLKNAGVIVANPETLVAIGNLTSHTTLLGVLGFFIIAILASRNIHAAVLVSIIVTTLLGLAFGDVHFKGVVSEPPSVMTVLGHVDLAGSLDIGLAGVIFSFMLVNLFDSSGTLIGVTDKAGLADESGKFPRMKQALYVDSISSVAGSFIGTSSVTAYIESSSGVSIGGRTGLTAVVVGLLFLLVIFLSPLAGMVPPYAAAGALIYVGVLMTSSLSRVKWDDLTEAVPAFITAVMMPFSFSITEGIALGFISYCVMKIFTGRLRDLNACVLVVALLFLLKIVFIDAH; encoded by the coding sequence ATGAGCCAACAACAGACGTCCCAGGCCGAAGGGCAGGGATTGCTTGAGCGCGTGTTTAAATTACGCGCGCACGGCACCACGGCCCGCACCGAGGTGATCGCAGGCGTAACGACCTTCCTGACGATGGTGTATATCGTTTTTGTAAACCCGCAGATCCTCGGCGCGGCTGGCATGGACACCAGCGCAGTCTTCGTCACGACCTGTCTTATCGCCGCGTTCGGCAGCATTCTGATGGGCCTGCTGGCGAATCTGCCGGTCGCGCTGGCACCGGCGATGGGCCTGAACGCCTTCTTCGCGTTTGTGGTGGTTGGCGCAATGGGTCTCTCCTGGCAGGTTGGGATGGGCGCGATTTTCTGGGGCGCTGTCGGTCTGCTGCTGCTGACCATTTTCCGCGTACGCTACTGGATGATTGCCAATATTCCGGTGAGCCTGCGTATCGGGATCACCAGCGGTATCGGTCTGTTTATCGGCATGATGGGGCTTAAAAACGCGGGCGTTATCGTCGCGAACCCGGAAACGCTGGTGGCTATCGGTAACCTCACCTCCCACACCACGCTGCTTGGCGTACTGGGCTTCTTTATCATCGCTATTCTCGCCTCCCGCAATATTCACGCGGCGGTGCTGGTCTCTATTATTGTGACTACGCTGCTGGGCCTCGCGTTTGGCGATGTGCATTTCAAAGGCGTGGTATCAGAGCCGCCGAGCGTAATGACGGTGCTGGGCCATGTTGACCTCGCGGGCTCGCTGGATATCGGCCTCGCGGGCGTGATTTTCTCATTTATGCTGGTCAACCTGTTCGACTCCTCCGGCACGCTGATTGGCGTGACCGATAAGGCCGGGCTTGCCGATGAAAGCGGCAAATTCCCGCGCATGAAGCAGGCGCTGTATGTGGACAGCATCTCCTCTGTGGCCGGTTCGTTTATCGGGACGTCGTCCGTGACCGCTTATATCGAATCCTCATCCGGCGTTTCCATTGGCGGGCGCACCGGCCTTACCGCGGTCGTGGTCGGCCTGCTGTTCCTGCTGGTGATTTTCCTCTCGCCGCTGGCGGGTATGGTGCCGCCTTACGCCGCTGCGGGCGCGCTGATTTACGTGGGTGTGCTGATGACGTCCAGCCTGTCGCGCGTGAAGTGGGATGACCTGACCGAAGCGGTGCCGGCGTTTATTACCGCCGTCATGATGCCGTTTAGCTTCTCGATTACTGAAGGCATCGCGCTGGGCTTTATCTCTTACTGCGTGATGAAGATTTTCACCGGTCGCCTGCGCGATCTGAACGCCTGCGTGCTGGTCGTGGCGCTGCTGTTCCTGCTGAAAATTGTCTTTATCGACGCGCATTAA
- a CDS encoding 4'-phosphopantetheinyl transferase family protein, with protein sequence MATHFARRTLGPELSISPRLSADTLKAAQHLPEHRRSRFLASRSLLAELVFMLYGIPVLPEIVVNEQGRPRFTDPGLADFSLAHTGNMLGVAITTEGCCGLDMELQPATRTFTHPLAPQTGHTLSKNETIWVDNQNDPQEARTQLVTLRRSLLKLTGQQNDDGQHFQLLPGSGKLRVAQFPQVEAACDAEDVLIWTVAVSPAIEKLYLWEYDSIQGWRSLPDMRKRSTSPDTRLMRFTSLPSEKAMIIN encoded by the coding sequence ATGGCAACGCATTTTGCAAGAAGGACGCTTGGCCCCGAACTCAGTATCTCCCCCAGGCTCTCAGCCGACACGCTGAAAGCCGCGCAACACCTGCCGGAGCACCGCCGCAGCCGTTTTCTGGCGTCGCGATCGCTGCTGGCCGAGCTGGTATTTATGCTGTATGGCATTCCTGTGCTGCCGGAAATCGTGGTCAACGAGCAGGGCCGCCCGCGCTTTACCGACCCAGGGCTTGCGGATTTTTCTCTCGCCCATACCGGCAATATGCTGGGTGTGGCGATTACCACCGAAGGCTGTTGTGGGCTGGATATGGAACTACAGCCCGCCACTCGCACGTTTACGCACCCTCTCGCACCGCAAACCGGCCATACGCTTAGCAAAAATGAAACTATCTGGGTCGATAATCAAAATGATCCACAGGAAGCGCGTACCCAGCTGGTAACGCTGCGCCGCAGCCTGCTGAAGCTGACAGGCCAGCAGAACGATGACGGCCAGCACTTTCAGCTGTTGCCGGGTTCAGGCAAGCTGCGTGTGGCACAGTTCCCGCAGGTGGAAGCGGCGTGTGATGCTGAAGACGTATTAATCTGGACGGTAGCGGTATCGCCCGCCATTGAAAAGCTCTATCTGTGGGAATATGACAGCATACAGGGCTGGCGCAGCCTGCCGGACATGCGCAAACGCAGCACCAGCCCGGATACGCGCCTGATGCGCTTTACCAGTCTGCCCTCGGAAAAAGCGATGATTATCAACTAA
- the mnmE gene encoding tRNA uridine-5-carboxymethylaminomethyl(34) synthesis GTPase MnmE codes for MSHNDTIVAQATPPGRGGVGILRVSGQQARDVAQAVLGKLPKARYADYLPFKDADGTALDQGIALWFPGPNSFTGEDVLELQGHGGPVILDLLLKRILTLPGVRIARPGEFSERAFLNDKLDLAQAEAIADLIDASSEQAARSALNSLQGAFSARVNHLVEALTHLRIFVEAAIDFPDEEIDFLSDGKIEAQLNEVIGDLDAVRAEARQGSLLREGMKVVIAGRPNAGKSSLLNALAGREAAIVTDIAGTTRDVLREHIHIDGMPLHIIDTAGLREASDEVERIGIERAWQEIEQADRVLFMVDGTTTDATDPAQIWPDFIARLPAKLPITVVRNKADVTGEQPGLSEVNGHSLIRLSARTNEGVDVLRNHLKQSMGFDTSMEGGFLARRRHLQALEDAANHLQQGKAQLLGAWAGELLAEELRLAQQALSEITGEFTSDDLLGRIFSSFCIGK; via the coding sequence ATGAGCCATAACGACACTATTGTCGCCCAGGCGACGCCTCCCGGACGCGGCGGCGTGGGCATTCTTCGCGTCTCCGGCCAACAGGCGCGGGACGTGGCGCAGGCCGTGCTCGGCAAGCTGCCGAAAGCGCGCTATGCCGACTATCTGCCGTTTAAAGACGCGGACGGCACCGCGCTCGATCAGGGCATCGCGCTGTGGTTCCCTGGCCCGAACTCCTTTACCGGCGAAGATGTGCTGGAGCTGCAGGGCCACGGCGGCCCGGTGATTCTGGATCTGCTGTTAAAGCGCATCCTCACCCTGCCCGGCGTGCGTATCGCGCGGCCTGGCGAATTCTCCGAGCGGGCGTTTCTCAACGACAAGCTCGATCTCGCCCAGGCGGAAGCCATCGCCGATCTGATTGACGCCAGCTCTGAACAGGCGGCGCGTTCGGCGCTGAATTCCCTGCAGGGCGCGTTCTCCGCGCGTGTGAACCATCTTGTTGAAGCGCTGACGCACCTGCGCATTTTTGTCGAAGCGGCTATCGATTTCCCCGATGAGGAGATCGACTTTCTCTCCGACGGCAAAATCGAGGCGCAGCTTAACGAGGTCATCGGCGATCTCGACGCGGTACGCGCCGAAGCGCGTCAGGGCAGCCTGCTGCGCGAAGGGATGAAAGTGGTGATTGCCGGCCGTCCGAACGCGGGCAAATCGAGCCTGCTGAACGCGCTGGCGGGCCGCGAGGCGGCGATTGTGACGGATATCGCGGGCACGACCCGCGACGTGCTGCGCGAGCATATTCACATCGACGGCATGCCGCTGCACATCATCGATACCGCCGGTCTGCGCGAGGCGAGCGATGAAGTGGAGCGCATCGGCATTGAGCGCGCCTGGCAGGAAATCGAACAGGCCGACCGCGTGCTGTTTATGGTTGACGGCACGACGACCGACGCCACTGACCCCGCGCAAATCTGGCCCGATTTTATCGCCCGTCTGCCCGCGAAACTGCCGATCACCGTGGTGCGTAATAAAGCGGACGTGACCGGCGAACAGCCCGGCTTAAGCGAAGTGAATGGTCACTCACTTATCCGCCTTTCGGCGCGCACCAATGAGGGCGTGGACGTGCTACGCAATCATCTGAAGCAAAGCATGGGGTTTGATACCAGCATGGAAGGCGGCTTCCTGGCGCGCCGTCGTCATCTCCAGGCGCTGGAAGACGCGGCGAACCACCTACAACAGGGCAAAGCGCAGCTGCTGGGCGCGTGGGCTGGCGAACTGCTGGCCGAAGAGCTGCGTCTGGCGCAGCAGGCGTTAAGCGAGATCACCGGTGAATTCACCTCCGACGACCTTCTGGGCCGTATTTTCTCCAGCTTCTGTATTGGTAAATAA
- a CDS encoding NADPH-dependent FMN reductase: MSDTLKVVTLIGSLRKGSFNAMVARTLPKLAPAGMTVAELPSIRDIPIYDADIQQEEGFPQTVEAIAAQIREADGVVIVTPEYNYSVPGGLKNAIDWLSRLPDQPLAGKPVLIQTSSMGAIGGARCQYHLRQILVFLDAMVMNKPEFMGGAIQNKVDTQTGEVVDQSTLDHLTGQLTAFAEYIKRVRHE; the protein is encoded by the coding sequence ATGTCTGACACGCTAAAGGTAGTAACGCTGATTGGCAGCCTGCGCAAAGGCTCCTTTAACGCCATGGTAGCCCGCACGCTGCCGAAACTGGCGCCCGCCGGCATGACGGTTGCCGAGTTGCCCTCCATTCGCGACATCCCCATTTATGACGCCGATATCCAGCAGGAAGAAGGCTTTCCGCAGACGGTGGAAGCGATAGCCGCGCAGATCCGCGAAGCAGACGGCGTGGTCATTGTGACGCCGGAGTATAACTATTCCGTGCCAGGCGGGCTGAAGAACGCCATTGACTGGCTGTCACGTCTGCCCGACCAGCCGCTCGCGGGCAAGCCGGTGCTTATTCAGACCAGCTCAATGGGCGCGATTGGCGGCGCGCGCTGCCAGTATCATCTGCGGCAGATTCTGGTGTTTCTCGATGCGATGGTAATGAACAAACCGGAGTTTATGGGCGGGGCGATTCAGAACAAAGTCGATACGCAGACCGGCGAAGTGGTGGACCAAAGCACGCTGGATCACCTGACCGGCCAGCTGACCGCATTTGCGGAGTACATTAAGCGGGTGCGCCACGAATAA
- a CDS encoding LysR family transcriptional regulator, whose product MDIKVLRNLLKTAQMGSLTCAAEEANITIQALAAQLNKAEEYFGFKIFNRNNKGVVLTTEGKDLLPYIMNVVKTSEHLRLKAEQLKKSTTTPIRIALNSTFSVDTNKKIINFMIDKLSDYSVIFSTSESPENLVKIAKDETDIAVVLGGNVPPGFYRIKLTGLHIKVIAACSADSAAAATTLVQPLAECPYSSSFDKFTARHKPLLQEASVIFSCSELITVSLMKSFSSIGIISQDLAQTNGLTILPDFEDILDVHLIMKEPILTEHDLESFYNNVVHLPEIPLTA is encoded by the coding sequence ATGGATATTAAAGTTTTGAGGAATCTGCTAAAAACCGCGCAGATGGGTTCGTTAACCTGCGCCGCAGAAGAGGCGAATATCACCATTCAGGCGCTGGCGGCGCAGCTTAACAAAGCGGAAGAATATTTCGGTTTTAAAATATTTAATCGCAATAATAAAGGCGTGGTACTAACCACTGAGGGTAAGGATTTACTGCCCTATATTATGAATGTCGTCAAAACTTCCGAGCACCTGCGTCTTAAAGCCGAACAGCTTAAGAAAAGCACCACCACCCCGATTCGCATCGCGCTAAACAGCACCTTCTCCGTCGATACCAACAAGAAAATCATTAACTTCATGATCGACAAACTGAGCGACTACAGCGTGATTTTCAGCACGTCCGAATCGCCGGAAAACCTGGTGAAAATCGCCAAGGACGAAACCGACATCGCGGTGGTACTGGGCGGCAATGTACCGCCCGGCTTCTACAGAATAAAATTAACCGGGCTGCATATTAAGGTGATTGCCGCCTGCTCGGCAGACAGCGCCGCCGCTGCCACCACGCTGGTACAGCCGCTGGCCGAGTGCCCGTACTCATCAAGCTTTGATAAATTCACCGCTCGCCATAAGCCGCTGCTTCAGGAGGCCAGCGTGATTTTCTCCTGCAGCGAGCTGATTACCGTTTCCCTGATGAAAAGCTTTAGCAGCATCGGCATTATTTCTCAGGATCTGGCGCAGACGAACGGCCTGACCATTCTGCCGGATTTTGAAGATATCCTTGATGTGCACCTGATAATGAAAGAGCCGATCCTGACTGAACACGATCTGGAATCGTTCTATAACAATGTGGTGCATCTGCCAGAGATCCCACTGACCGCCTGA